The Carboxydocella sporoproducens DSM 16521 sequence CGGGTAGCCCATGTAAAACAGATGGGAGAACAGATATCTGTAGCCAGCCGTGAACAGGCAAAAGCAGCGGAACAGATTACTGTTGCAATTGAAGATATAGCAAATCAGACCGTGCAAGTGGCTGGTGCAATGCAGAAAATGGGTGAAGAACAGGGTAAGGTGGTAGAAAGCTTGAAAGAGATTGACAAGGTCTTAAAAGATTTGACTATGGATGTCAATAAAGATACTGTTAACCCAGTTTATCAAATGGATAAAAAAATAGAAGAATTGCTAAAGGTGGTTAATGAAGTAAAAGAAAAGTCTATGAAATTAATGCTAAACTACAATAGAATATAAGGAATGAAGGACTAGCAATGCTTTTTTAGCATTGCTAGTCCTTTTCGAGATGGGGGGCGACGAATGAAAAGTTTGCTAAGAGATACAATTTATCAACTAACTGGTAATGTATTAAGTAATAGCAAAATAGATCGTATCGAAAATCAATTAGTAAAAATATACAATCTAAAGACAACTGAATTAAATGAATTTATTACTTCGAATTTAAAAACCTCAGAGTTTAGAAAAATATTAATCGATTTAGCTACAATAAATGAAACTTATTTTTTTAGAGAAGAGCATTTGTTGGATACCATGATATATTTGTTGAAAAAGTCTCCTTTTTATAAAGATATTTTTATTTGGAGTGCTGCGGCGTCTACTGGTGAGGAAGCATATAGTATAGCAATAAAAATTTTAGAGTCTGGGTTAATATTGCCGAATACCAACTGGCAAATAGTTGGTACAGATATAAACCCGTTAAATATCGAAAAAGCTCGTCAAGGCTGTTACAATAAAAATAGTTTTACTTTCAGACAAGTAAAAAATGAAAAATTAATAAAAAAATATTTTAGTAGGCACCCGGATAACCATGATATTCTTATAGTTAAAGATAGTATAAAGAACCATGTAATTTTTCATGTAGCTAATTTAATAAATTTAAGTGATCTAGAAACAAAAATTGGCAATATTAAATTTAATATAGT is a genomic window containing:
- a CDS encoding CheR family methyltransferase, whose amino-acid sequence is MKSLLRDTIYQLTGNVLSNSKIDRIENQLVKIYNLKTTELNEFITSNLKTSEFRKILIDLATINETYFFREEHLLDTMIYLLKKSPFYKDIFIWSAAASTGEEAYSIAIKILESGLILPNTNWQIVGTDINPLNIEKARQGCYNKNSFTFRQVKNEKLIKKYFSRHPDNHDILIVKDSIKNHVIFHVANLINLSDLETKIGNIKFNIVFLKNVLFYFDSDNKKIVLDNIYNFMERNSYLILGSSESIYNIKHNFIRYEINNSIVYKKI